From one Sulfurimonas sp. HSL-3221 genomic stretch:
- a CDS encoding type I restriction-modification system subunit M, with product MGEENKKILEQQLWNIANTLRGKMDADEFRDYILGFIFYKYLSEKMEDYADTILVEDGIKYLDIDEVTDDGKELLEAIQEEAIEKLGYFLKPSELFSEIAKRGNADENNFILEDLTQILRNIEQTTMGHESEDDFIHLFEDLDLTSTKLGRTEAAKNTLIAKVLSHLDAINFELKSHDRDVLGDAYEYLIGQFAAGAGKKAGEFYTPQQVSKILAKIVTTGKSKLKSVYDPTCGSGSLLLRVAKEVEEVSNFYGQELNRTTYNLARMNMIMHDVHYRKFDIKQEDTLEHPQHTEQRFEAVVANPPFSAKWSANPLHMSDDRFSQYGRLAPSSKADFAFVQHMIYQLDDNGTMAVVLPHGVLFRGSAEGHIRRYLIEDRNYLDAVIGLPANIFYGTGIPTCILVFKKCREASDNVLFIDASGEFEKAKNQNILTDANVEKIIATYRNREAIEKYSHLATLDEIKENDYNLNIPRYVDTFEEEEPVDLDAVTGALKALETDMKTTDAQIAEFCKELDIPAPF from the coding sequence TTGGGTGAAGAGAACAAAAAGATTTTAGAACAGCAGCTTTGGAACATCGCGAATACGCTTCGCGGGAAGATGGATGCGGATGAGTTCCGTGACTACATCCTCGGGTTTATTTTTTACAAGTACCTTTCCGAAAAGATGGAAGATTACGCCGACACTATCCTCGTCGAAGACGGCATCAAGTACCTTGATATCGACGAAGTAACAGATGACGGTAAAGAACTACTTGAAGCCATCCAGGAAGAGGCTATCGAGAAACTGGGCTATTTCCTCAAACCTTCCGAACTTTTTAGCGAGATTGCTAAGCGCGGAAATGCAGACGAAAATAATTTCATTCTCGAAGACCTGACGCAGATTTTGCGCAACATCGAGCAGACGACAATGGGGCACGAGAGCGAGGACGATTTCATCCACCTATTCGAAGACCTCGACCTTACCAGCACCAAACTGGGCCGGACCGAAGCGGCGAAGAACACGCTTATCGCTAAGGTGCTTTCCCATCTCGATGCCATCAACTTCGAACTGAAGAGCCACGACCGGGACGTTCTCGGCGATGCCTACGAGTACCTTATCGGACAGTTCGCGGCGGGTGCGGGCAAGAAGGCGGGGGAGTTCTACACCCCGCAGCAAGTTTCCAAGATCCTCGCCAAGATCGTCACGACGGGCAAGAGCAAGCTCAAGTCCGTCTACGACCCGACCTGCGGCTCCGGTTCGCTGCTGTTGCGCGTTGCCAAGGAGGTCGAGGAGGTCTCCAACTTCTACGGGCAGGAGCTCAACCGCACCACCTACAACCTAGCCCGCATGAACATGATCATGCACGACGTCCACTACCGCAAGTTCGACATCAAGCAGGAAGACACCCTCGAACACCCTCAGCACACGGAGCAGCGTTTCGAAGCGGTCGTGGCCAATCCCCCCTTCTCCGCCAAATGGTCGGCGAATCCGCTCCACATGAGCGACGACCGCTTTAGCCAATACGGCAGGCTCGCACCCTCCTCCAAGGCAGACTTCGCCTTCGTCCAGCACATGATCTACCAGCTCGACGACAACGGCACCATGGCGGTCGTCCTGCCCCACGGCGTGCTCTTCCGGGGCTCGGCTGAGGGGCACATCCGCCGCTACCTCATCGAGGACCGGAACTATCTCGACGCCGTCATTGGTTTGCCAGCAAATATTTTTTACGGTACTGGTATTCCCACATGTATATTAGTCTTTAAAAAGTGCCGCGAGGCAAGTGACAATGTCCTCTTTATCGACGCTTCGGGCGAGTTCGAGAAGGCCAAGAACCAAAACATCCTGACCGATGCCAACGTCGAGAAGATCATCGCCACCTACCGCAACCGGGAGGCGATAGAAAAGTACTCGCACCTCGCCACACTCGACGAGATCAAGGAGAATGACTACAACCTCAACATTCCTCGCTATGTCGACACCTTCGAGGAAGAGGAACCGGTCGATCTGGATGCGGTCACCGGCGCACTCAAAGCCCTTGAAACGGATATGAAAACTACCGATGCACAGATTGCCGAGTTCTGTAAAGAGCTTGATATTCCAGCACCATTTTAG
- a CDS encoding globin domain-containing protein — MIPEEHYENLQKSAPKVAENIHAITEQTFKILLTEHPELKVLFQGAKADMPQQFSFAVIALTSFIDRPEKMKTYAEKFKAMYPTATPEQFALIFEALLKGMKQVLDRKAPPKAINAWDAALTHLNHDYLHSQTA; from the coding sequence ATGATCCCGGAGGAGCATTACGAAAACCTGCAAAAAAGCGCGCCCAAGGTGGCCGAGAACATCCATGCCATTACCGAGCAGACGTTTAAAATCCTGCTGACCGAGCACCCGGAACTGAAGGTGCTATTCCAGGGAGCCAAAGCCGACATGCCCCAGCAATTCAGTTTTGCCGTCATTGCACTGACCAGCTTTATCGACCGCCCCGAAAAAATGAAAACGTACGCGGAAAAATTCAAAGCCATGTATCCCACCGCAACGCCAGAACAGTTCGCACTCATCTTCGAAGCGCTGCTTAAAGGCATGAAACAGGTCCTGGACCGCAAAGCCCCGCCAAAAGCCATCAACGCCTGGGACGCCGCACTGACTCATCTGAATCATGACTACTTACACAGCCAAACGGCCTAA